The Dongia rigui genome includes the window GAAGGCCGCCGCCAATCCGTGGGGCGTGGGTGCCACGACCCTGGAATGGACGCTGCCCTCGCCGCCGCCGTTCCACACCTTTGAAGACCTGCCGGTGATCGAGCCGGCCAAGCACCACTAAGTGTTACGAAGCGGGCGGCGGAGCGATCCTCCGCCGCCCGATTGGTTTTTGGCCAGATTGGTTTTGGACGGAAATTTTTCGAATGCCTAAAGTGCGCCACAACGCGCTCGACCTGTCGCTTGAGAGCGAAGCCGCATCTGAATTGGTGCTGGCTGGCGCACGCGTGGGCGATTTCTGGGCCTTGCTGAAGCCGCGGGTAATGTCGCTGGTGGTCTTCTCTGGCTTCGCTGGGCTTTATGTGGCCCCCGGACATATTCATCCGCTGATCGGCGCTGTCGCCGTTCTGTGCATCGCCGTTGCCGCCGGCGCCTCCGGCGCCATGAACATGTGGTACGACCGCGACATCGACAGCATCATGAGCCGGACCTGCGGCCGCCCGATCCCCAAGGGTTATGTGGCGCCGGAACAGGCCCTGGCCTTTGGCCTCACCCTCTCGATCTTTTCCGTGATGCTGATGGGCCTTGCGGTCAACCTCGCCGCTGCCGTCCTTTTGGCGTTCACGATCTTCTTCTATGTCGTCATCTATACGATGTGGCTGAAGCGCCGCACGCCGCAGAACATCGTCATCGGCGGCGCCTCGGGCGCTTTCCCGCCGATGATCGGCTGGGCAGCCGTCACCGGCCGCATCGACATCGCCTCGATCGCCCTCTTTCTGCTGATTTTCATGTGGACGCCGCCGCATTTCTGGGCGCTCGCTTTGTGGCGCAACCCGGATTACGCCAAGGCCGGCGTGCCGATGATGCCGGTGGTGGCCGGCATGGACTCTACCAAGAAGCAGATGCTGGTCTACACGCTGCTGCTGGCGCCCATTGCGCTTGCCCCCGTGTATCTTGGCGTTGCCGGCTGGATCTATGGCGCAACCGCCATCGCGCTCAATCTCGGCTTCATCTATCACGCCGTGCGGGTCCTCAAGAGCGAGGCCGGCGACATGAAGTGGCCCAAGCGCATGTTCGGCTTCTCGCTGCTTTATTTGTTCCTGCATTTTGCCGTCCTGATGATCGACCGCGCGCCTGGTCTAATTCCGGGCCTGGTCGCCCTCATCGGCGGGAGTATTTGATCATGACCGACGCCAACAAAATCGACATCGAGCGCCAGAAGCGCCTGAAGCAGCGCAACTGGGCATTGGCCGGCGCCCTGGTCCTGTTCGTGGTACTGGTTTTCGTCGTCTCCATCGTGAAGATGGGTGGTGCGTGATGGCCAAGCCAACCTTAAGCCAGCGCAATCGCAACACCATGATGATGCTGGTCGGCGTCGTTGCCGGCATGATCGGCCTCGCCTACGCCTCGGTCCCGCTTTACGACCTCTTCTGCAAGGCGACCGGCTTTGGTGGCACACCGCAGCGCGCGGCCGAGAACAAGAGCATGGTCGGCACCCGCGACATGACGGTGAGCTTCAGCACGGATCTGGGGCAAGGCATGCCGTGGCATTTCCAGCCCGAAGTCCGCAAGATGGAAGTGCGCACCGGCGTCACCTACAAGGCGCTGTTCATCGCCGAGAACCCGACCGACCGGACGATCACTGGATCGGCCACCTTCAACGTGTCGCCGGATATCTTCGGCCAGTATTTCGTCAAGGTGCAGTGCTTCTGCTTCGACAAGCAGGTGCTGAAACCCGGCGAGCGGGTGGAAATGCCCGTCGTCTTCTTCCTCGACCCCAAGCTCGAGGAAGACCCCTATCTCACCAAGCTGCGCGACGTGACATTGGCCTACACCTTCTTCCAGGTGCCCAATGACCCGGATGTGGCGGCGGGCGAGAGCGTTACGAAGACTGAGATCAAGCCGGCGGAAGCTGGCCAAGGTAGCGGCAGTTAAGTAGATTATCGCGGAAATCCGGTCGATCAGGGGAAAGTTGCCCGGGGTGATCGGTCGTTTTGAAAGAGAGAGTAGAAGCCATGAGCGACGCGGCCCATAAGCCAAACCATCCCTATCATCTCGTCAACCCGAGCCCCTGGCCGCTGGTCGGCAGCCTTGCCGGCGGCGTGTTCTTCATGGGCATGGTGCTCTATATGCACGACAAACTGCCCCTCTGGGCCATTGCCCCGGGCCTGGTGATGATCCTTGGCACGATGTATGGCTGGTGGCGCGACGTGGTGCGCGAGGCGCAGATCGACAAGGCGCATAACCCGGTCGTGCAGATTGGCCTGCGCTATGGCATGGCCCTCTTCATCGCCTCGGAAGTGATGTTCTTCGTCGCCTTCTTCTGGGCGTTCTTCGATTCCTCGCTCTTCCCCAAGGAAGCGATCGGCGGCGTCTGGCCGCCCAAGGGCGTCCAGGTCCTTGACCCGCTGGAAATCCCGCTGCTCAACACCCTCATCCTGCTGCTCTCGGGCTGCACGGTGACCTGGGCGCATCACGCCCTGCGCGAAGGCAACCGCGCGGATTTCATCAAGGGCCTGACCATCACCGTCATCCTCGGCCTCATCTTCACCAGCCTGCAGGCTTTCGAGTACATGCATGCCCCGTTTGCCTTCAAGGACGGCATCTATTCGTCGACCTTCTACATGGCGACCGGCTTCCACGGCTTCCATGTCATCGTCGGCACCCTGTTCCTGCTGGTCTGCCTCATTCGCGGTATCAAGGGCGACTTCACACCAGACCATCACTTCGGCTTCGAAGCTGCCGCCTGGTACTGGCACTTCGTCGACGTGGTTTGGCTGTTCCTGTTCACCTTCGTCTATATCTGGGGCTCCGGCTCCAACTATTGATGAACGAAGCTGTCGTGTTTGGGTGAGGGGTGCCGATGCTTCCCTCACCCGTCCTGACCGGACTAGCCTGCCGTTGCCCGCGCTGTGGGCAAGGCAGGCTTTTTCGTGGCGTACTGTCACTCAACGAGACCTGCCCGCAATGCGGCGCCGACCTCAAGAGCGCCGATAGCGGCGACGGGCCGGCCGTTTTCATCATCATGATCTTGGGTGCCATTGTCGCACCGCTGGCGATTTGGCTGGAATTCGCGCTCGAGCCACCCATCTGGGTCCATATCTTGCTGTGGCCGGTCGTCGTCCTGGGTGGCGCCATCGGCCTGCTGCGGCCGATGAAGGGCGTGCTGATCGCCCTTCAATTCCATCACCAGGCCGCCGAACATCGTAACGAATAGATTGCCTCATATGACACGCTCCTTCCGACCCGGCACGTTCAAACCAGGCCTATGGCCGACCCTTTTCACCGTCCCCGCCGTGCTGTTCATGGTGGCGCTCTGCGTCTGGCAGGTGCAGCGCCTCTATTGGAAGGAAGGATTGATCAACGAGCGGGTCGAGCGCACGACAGCCGCCCCCATTGCACTGCCGCCGGTGGGCAGCACGCTGGATGAAGTCGAGTTCCGCCGCGTGGCCTTGAGCGGCCAGTTCGACCATGCCCACGAATTTCTGATGCCGGCGCGCTCGCAGAACGGCAATGTCGGCTTCTGGATCGTGACGCCGTTCCATCAGGAAGGCGGTGGCGATGTGCTGGTCAATCGCGGCTGGGTGCCGGACGGATTCCAGGATCCGGCGCAGCGCATGGGCGGGCAGCTTGCCGGGCCTGTATCCTTCGACGGCATCTTGCGCCTGCCGCAGGTCAAAGCCTGGTTCCAGCCGGACAATGAACCGGACAAGAACCGCTGGTTCTATCTGGCGCCGGCCGAAATGGCGAAAGCAAGCGGCCTGCCGTTCCGCACCGATCTTTATCTCGACGCGGTGAAGACGGAGATTCCGGGGAACTATCCGCTGGGCGGGCAGACCCGCATCCAGTTGCCCAATGATCATCTGCAATATGCCATTACCTGGGGCGCCCTCGCCTTGGCGCTCGCCGTGATCTATGGCATTCATGGCTTCAAGGCAGCAACCGCGCCGAAGGAGTGAACGCCATGACCAGCAACGCCTATGCCCGGTTGGAGAAACGCTTCCACCGCATGGGAACCTTGAGCGAAGCGGCCGGCATGCTGCATTGGGACATGGCGGCGGTCATGCCCGAAGGCGGGCATGAATCGCGCGCCGAACAGCTGGCGACGCTCAATGTCATCAGCCACGAATTGCTGACAGCGGCGGAGACGGCGGACCTCCTGGCCGAGGCGCAGGATCATGGCCTCGATGACTGGCAGCGGGCCAATCTCAAGGAGATGCGCCGGGTGCATGGCCATGCCACGGCCCTCACCCCCGATTTCGTCGAAGCCAGCACCAAGGCGCGTGCCGCCTGCGAAAAGACCTGGCGCGAGGCGCGCCCCAAGGGCGATTTCAAGCTGGTTCTCCCCCAGTTGCAGACGGTCCTGGACCTCACCCGAGAGGCGGCGGCCGCAAAGTCAGCAAAGCTCGGCCTCTCGCCCTATGACGCGCTCATGGACGAGTTTGAGCCCGGCGCCCGCGCTGCCGACATCACGCCGATCTTCGACGATTACGCGGCCTTCCTGCCGGAATTCCTGGGGCGCGTGCTGGAGCATCAGAAGCGCCAGCCGGCGATCGTCGAGCCTAAAGGGCCCTTCAGCATCGAAACGCAGAAAAAGCTCGGCGAGAAGCTGATGGGCGTCATCGGCTTCGACTTCAACCATGGGCGGCTCGATACCTCCCTCCATCCCTTCTGCGGCGGTACGCCGGACGATGTGCGCATCACCACGCGCTATAACGAGGCGCAGTTCGCCGACGCCATGATGGGCGTTGTGCATGAAACCGGCCATGCCATGTATGAGCGCGGCCTGCCCGCTTCGTGGCGGCGCCAGCCCGTCGGCCAGGCGCGCGGCATGGCATTGCATGAAAGCCAGTCGCTGATCATCGAGATGCAGGCGGCGCGCAGCCCCGCCTTCTGCCGCTTCCTGTCGCCGCTGCTGAATGCCACCTATGCCGGCAACGAGGCCGCCTTCACGCCGGAAAACCTCGCCCGCTTCTATACAAGGGTCGAGCCCGGCTTCATCCGCGTCTCGGCCGATGAGGTGACCTATCCCGCCCATGTCATCCTGCGCTATCGCCTGGAACAGGCGCTGATTGGTGGCGACCTCAAGCTCGTCGATCTGCCGGGCGCCTGGAACGAGGGGATGCAGCAGCTCCTGGGCCTGACCGTCACCAACGACCGCGAGGGATGCCTGCAGGATATCCATTGGTTCGATGGGGCCTTTGGCTATTTCCCCTGCTATAGCCTGGGGGCCATGACGGCGGCCCAGTTCTTTGCGGCGGCGACCGCCGCCGAGCCCGGCATCCCGGCGGCGATCGAGCAGGGCGATTTCCGGCCCCTCATCGGTTGGCTGCGGACCCATGTCCATGCCCGCGCCTCGAGTCTCAGTTCCCCGGACATCATCAAGGCCGCGACCGGCCGCCCCCTCGATGCCGGCATTTTCCGCCAGCATTTGGCGCGGCGATATCTCGGAACCGCCTAAAATCGGGCCGATTGGTAAAGGGGCGCACACCTACATCTGTAAGGTGTTCCGGAAATCACTTAATCGCTTGAGTGAGTCGTCCCGCCTTGGCAGCATGGCAGCCGGACGGGATGAATGAAGAAAAGCGGCGGCAGATCTTGGCAAACGATTGAACCGGCACGGCGCCCTTATGTGGCGCTGCTGGCGCTGATCAGTGTCGCCTTCGCCTATCGCACCGCCTACAACATCGCCGATTGCTGGCCAGGCATCGCGCCGGTCCTGTGGGGGGCGCCGGCCTTCCTGCTGGCGCCGCTGCTGCTCTTTGGTCGACGCAGCGCCCCATTTCTGCTGGGAACAGCCATCTTGGCGCAATATCTGCTGCAGCAAGATTGGCGTCTCGCCATCGTGGCCGGGTGCGCCGATCTTGCCGGTGCAGCACTGGTCAGCGTCGCTCTCACCCGCTGGTCGCCGATCGATCTCAGACTGCGTCGCCAGCGCGATTTGTGGCAGTTCCTGCTCTTTGCGGCCCTGGTGGTGCCGGTCGGCATCGCGGTGGCGACAGCCTTTCTGGCACCGCTGTTCGAGGTCGAACTCGACCCCGTCTCCGGCTCGCTGCTGCTGCTCGCCACCAATGCCGTGGCCCTGCTGTCGGCAGCCCCCTTCATGCTGATCTGGACGACGCAGGTGCAGTCGCGCCCACCCTACCCCGCCGAATATGGCTGGGCGCTCCTCGCCATTGGCCTGTTCGTCTGGCTGACCCTGTGGCCACCCCTCCCCGTCATCGGGGAACTGGTCTTCTTCTGCGCCATCGGCCTGCCCGCCGTCTTCTATGTGCTGACCCGCTATGGCCGGCGCGGGGCGAGCCTTGCTGCCCTGGCTTTTGCCCTGGTGCTGGCAACCGGCGCCAATCAGGGCGCGGTGCTGTTCCATCATGTCACCGCCACCTATGAGCATGCCGCATTGGTGATGTTTCTACTTAGCTGCGAACTGGGCCTCATCGCCGTTGCCGTGGCGCGGTCCGAGCACGACCGCCAGCAAGACCGCATCGCCGAGAATGAATCGCGCCTCAAGATCCTGATCGACAACAACAAAGTCTCGCCCTATGCGATGCCGGGACCGGAATTCATCACCTACAGTTTCATCAGCGACCGCATCGAGGCGATGACCGGCTATTCGGTCACAGAATGGCACCGGCCCAAGGCCTGGTTCGGCTTCATGGCGCCGGAAGACCGCACGCGCATGGAAGTCATCACCGGGCGGGACCTCAAGCCCGACCAGGACTACGAATGGGAATACCGCCTGATTCATCGCGACGGCTCGACGGTGTGGATCCGCGATCTCTTCCGCATCGACCGCAAGGTCGACGGTTCGCTGGAGCTGCGCGGCATGATGACCGACGTCACGGTCCTGAAAAGCCGCGAACTGGCCCTGGCCCAGCGCGAGCATGAATTGCAGGAAGCGCGCCGCCATGCCGAGCAGGCCAACCGCGCCAAATCGAGTTTCCTTGCGTCGATGAGCCACGAACTGCGTACGCCGATGAACTCGATCATCGGCTTTGCCGAGGTCCTGAGCGCCGAGGCCTTCGGCTCGCTGACGCCCAAGCAACGCGAATATATCGAGGACATTGCCGAATCCGGCCAGCACCTCCTCACCCTTATCAACGACATCCTCGACATGTCGAAGATCGAGGCCGGGCGCTTCGAACTCAACGAGGAGCTGGGCGAGTTGGTGCCGCTGATCTCTGGCTCCGTGCGCCTCAACGAGCGCCAGGCGGCCAAGCGCGGTGTGACCATCGAGATCGACAATCCGGTGCGGGGTCTTGGCGTCTTTGCCGACCAGCGCAGCATCCGCCAGATCCTCATCAACCTCATTTCCAATGCCGTCAAATTCAGCCATCCCGGCGGCGTGGTCAGCGTCAGCGTCCACCGGCCGCCGGAAGGGGCAGGCGATGGCCTTGCGATCGCAGTCAGGGATCGCGGCATCGGCATGGCGCCGGAGACCCTGGCCCGCATCTTCGAGCCTTTCTTCCAGGGTTCCGACGCCGATTTCCGCCACAAGCGAGAGGGAACCGGCCTCGGCCTCGCCATCTCGCAGAAGCTCGCTGAAATGCATGGCGGTCGGATCAGCATCGCAAGTGGCCTTGGCGAAGGGACGACGGTGACCCTCACCCTGCCCGAAGTGCGCCTGCACCAGCTGGAAACCGCCCTGCAGGCAACGAGTTAGCCGCATTTGCCATCGCGGATTGGCCCGCATGACAATTTCGCAAGGCCCCAGCCCGCAGGAACGTGCGGGCTTTGCTTGTCAGGCGTCCCTCACCCTCCTAATTTGAGGCCGATTTAGCCCGCATTTCCTTCTAACGAGGTTCCCTTGCGTTACATCAGCACCCGCGGCCAGGCGCCCAAGCTCAATTTCGAGGCCGCTCTGCTCACGGGTCTTGCCCGCGATGGCGGGCTCTATGTGCCCGAGACCTGGCCGCAGTGGAGCGCCGGGCAGTTCCGCAAACTGGCCGGCAAGCCCTATGAGCAAGTGGCCGCCGCGGTGACCAAGCCCTTCATCGGCAGCAGCCTCAAAACCGCGCAGTTGGACAAGGCCATTGCAGCCGCCTATGGCACCTTCCGCCACCAGGCCGTCGCACCCCTGGTGCAGGTCGATGAAAGCCTGTGGCTGATGGAGCTGTTCCACGGCCCGACACTGGCCTTCAAGGATGTGGCGTTGCAGCTCCTCGGCCAGCTCTATGACATCGTGCTCAAAGAGCGCGGCGAGCGCATCACCGTGGTGGGTGCCACATCGGGCGACACAGGCTCGGCAGCGCTTGAGGCCTGCAAGAACCGCCAGTCGATCGACATCTTCATCCTGCACCCCAAGGGCCGCGTTTCCGACGTGCAGCGCCGGCAGATGACGACGATCGAAGCCGACAACATCCACAACATCGCCATCGACGGGTCGTTCGACGATTGCCAGGACATGGTCAAGGCCATGTTCAATGACCCGAAATTCCGCGACCGCGTCAACATGTCGGCGGTGAATTCGATCAACTGGGCGCGCGTGATGGCGCAGATCGTCTATTACGTGACCGGTGCTTTGGCATTGGGCGCCCCGGACCGCGCCGTCAATTTTGCCGTGCCATCGGGCAATTTCGGCAATGTCTTTGCAGGCTACGCCGCCCGTGCGATGGGCCTGCCGATCGACCAGTTGATCGTGGGGTCGAACCGCAATGACATCCTGACCCGCTTCTTCAATTCAGGAGCGATGAAGATGAGCAAGGTCGCCCCCTCGCTCTCGCCCTCGATGGATATCCAGGTTTCCAGCAATCTCGAACGCCTGCTGTTCGACCTCTTCGACCGCCAGGGCAAGAAGCTCGGCCAAGCCATGACCGATTTCCGCGAGACCGGCAGCTTTGCGGCACCCAAGAGGGGCTGGGCCGCCACTGCCAAGCTCTTCAAGGCGTATAAGCTCGACGACCGCGAGACGCTGGCCGCCATGCGCGATGTCCACAAGCGCACCGGCATGCTGGTCGACCCGCATTCGGCGATCGGCCTCGCCGCGGCCCTGGAAGCACGCATATCCGGTAAAGGCAGCGCCACGCCGACCATCGCCCTGGCGACGGCGCATCCGGCCAAGTTCCCCGACGCCGTCGAGAAGGCCACTGGCATTCGCCCTGCTTTGCCGGCACACCTTGCGGACCTCCTTTCGCGCAAGGAACGGCTTTCGGAGCTACCCAATGACCTCGGGAAGGTGCAAGACTACGTCCTTGCCCATACTCGGCTCGGCCATAACCGCTAGGACCCACACGCATTGGACATGATCACCAACAAGGCGGATGCCAGCGTCGAGATCACCACGCTCGACAACGGCTTCCGCATCGCCAGCGACCGCATGGCATCGGTCGAGACCGTCTCTCTGGGCGTCTGGGTGGGCATCGGCACCCGCCACGAAGATGCGGCTGAAAATGGCGTCTCGCATCTTTTGGAACACATGGCCTTCAAGGGCACCAAGCGCCGCTCCGCCCGCGATATCGCCGTCGAGATCGAGAATGTGGGCGGTGTCCTCAACGCCTATACCGGGCGCGAACAGACCGCCTATTACGCCAAGGTGCTCGCCGAAGACCTGCCGCTTGCCGTAGATATCATCGCCGACATCCTGCAACACTCGACCTATGACGCGACCGAATTGGAGCGCGAGCGTGGCGTCATCCTGCAGGAGATCGGCCAGGCCGAGGACACGCCGGACGACATCGTCTTCGACTATTTCCAGGAAGCGGCCTTTCCGGGACAGAGCATGGGCCGGCCGGTGCTGGGTCGCGCCGACATCATCGAACGCTTGAGCGCCGAAGAAATCGCCGCCTATCAAAGCAGCCGCTATCGCCCCGGCAATATGGTGCTCTCGGCCGCCGGCAATCTGGAGCATGCGCGGCTGGTCGACCTCGCCCTCAAAGCCTTCGACAACCTGCCGCGTGGCAATAGCGGGGTGCCGGAAGCCGCCCGCTATCAGGGCGGTGAATCGCGCTTCGATCGCGATCTCGAACAGGCCCATATCCTGCTGGGCTTCGACGGCATCGGCATTCACGACCCGGACTATTACACCAGCGCCGTGCTGTCGCAGCTGTTCGGCGGCGGCATGTCATCGCGCCTCTTTCAGGAAGTGCGTGAGAAGCGCGGCCTGGTTTACGGCATCCACAGCTTTGCCAGCGCCTGGAACGATGCCGGCCTCTTTGGCATCTATGCCGGCACGGGCGAGAAGGAAGCCGGCGAATTGCTGCCCATCGTCTGCGATGAGCTGTTGAAGCTGCCGGACGATATCTCGGAAGAGGAACTCCGCCGCGCCGCCGCCCAGCTCAAGGCCGGGATCCTGATGGCGCGGGAAAAGACCAGTGCGCGCTGCGAACATCTGGCGGCACAGATCCTGATCCATGACCGGGTCATGACCCCGGCCGAGATCGTCGCCAAGGTCGACGCCGTCGGCATCGAGGACCTCGCCCGCGTCGCCCGGCGCCTCATTGCCAGCACACCGACCCTGACCGCCATGGGGCCTGTCGGCCAGGTCATGGACCTTGCATCTTTGCGCGGCCGCCTGCAGGCTTGACCCCCGGGGAGCCGCTATCGCCATCGCCACTGCGCCATGGCATGACGGTCGGGAGCGTTGGTCAAGGATTGTGCATGTTCCTGTTTGAGCCGGTCTATCGGCCGCAACCGCCGGTGCTGGCCGGAGACAGTATCTACTTGCGACCACCTTTGCTGGCCGATTATCGCGCCTGGTCGACCTTGCGCGAAATGAGCCGCGCCTTCCTTGAACCCTGGGAGCCGCTCTGGGGCGACAATGCCCTCTCGCGCGGCAGTTTCCGCGGCCGCATCAGCCGCGTGGTGCGCGAATGGAACGGCGATCTCGGCTATTCCTTCCACATCTTTGCGACCGGCCGCGACAACCTGCCCCGCGACACGCTGCTCGGCGGCGTCAATCTCAACAACGTCCGGCGCCTCTCGGCACAAAGCTGCAATCTCGGCTATTGGATGGGCGAACCTTATGCGGGCCTCGGTCTGATGCGCGCGGCACTTGAATTGCTGCTGCCCTTTGCCTTTGCCACGCCCGATGACGACCGCCCCGGTCTGGGGCTGCACCGCATCGACGCCGCCTGCATTCCGGGCAATGACCGCAGCCGCCGCCTGTTGCGCCGTTGCGGCTTCCATGAAATTGGCCTCGCGCCCTCTTATCTGAAGATCAACGGCACCTGGCGCGACCACATCTGCCACCAGTTGCTGGCTGAGGACTTTGCAAGGTTCGGGACTCCAGAAAATAGCTCTGTCACCCGATGGCACGGGTGAGATCAGGGATAGTCGCATGCAAGCTGGCGCTCTGTTTACCGAGAGCGAGATAAACGCTGGCCCGCTAGGTGGGGTTTTGGTTGCCGTCCCCGACGCGGCAGCCAGGCCGATCGCATTGATCCTCCCGGGATCGGGGCCGACGGACCGGGACGGCAACAATCCCTTAGGCATACAGGCGGCACCCTATCGCCTCCTTGCTCATGCACTCGGCAACCGCGGCATTTCTTCGGTTCGGATCGACAAGCGCGGCCTGTTCTCCAGCGCTGGAGCAACGGCCGATGCCAATGCGGTGACCATTGCGGACTACGTCGACGATGCCGGCGTATGGCTGAACCGCATTGGGCAGGTGACCGACGCCAAGGACATTTGGCTTATCGGTCACAGCGAGGGCGGATTGATTGCTCTTGCCACGGCACTGGCATGTCGCCGCATCACCGGCCTGATATTGTTGGCCACGCCGGGGCGAAGACTTGGCGCCATCCTCCGATCCCAATTGATGGCCAACCCGGCCAACGCCGCGTTGCTCGATCAGGCCATGCAGGCGATTGATGCATTAGAGCGCGGCGTCCACGTTGACGATACAACACTGCATCCGGCTTTGATGCCGCTCTTCAGAGGAGAAGTGCAATCGTTTTTGATTGATGCACTGTCCTATGATCCGATCGACCTCTTGCGTCGTGTGGCGGTGCCCGTTCTCGTGCTTCAAGGTGACAAGGATCTCCAGGTCGATACTGAGGACGCCTGCCTTCTTGCCGCGGCACGCCCGGGCGTCGACGTTCTTATTCCGCCTGGCGTCAACCATGTCTTGAAGACAGTAACTACGGATGACCGGGCGGCGAATTTGGCCGCGTACGGCGATCCAAATCTACCACTAAGCCCGGCAATTGCGGACGCCATATCCGATTACATCAACAACCGGAGACAGCCGCAATGATGGCTACGCGTGGCCGATGTCGCCCGACAAAGCCGTGATGCTGGCGCCGAGTTTGCCGATGGAGCGTTCCCATTTGTCGTTGAGATCGTCGTCGAAGATGAGCGCTTCGTCGGCGGGTACGTTGAGCCAGGCATTGGCCTGCATTTCGGCATCGAGCTGACCCGGTCCCCAGCCGGCATATCCCAGTGCCAGTACGGAACGACGCGGACCGTTGCCGGCGGCGATGTCGCGCAAGATATCGAGCGTCGCGGTGAGGCCGATGTCGGAACCGACCTTCAGCGTGGCGTCTTCGGTGTAGTCCGATGAATGCAGCACGAAGCCGCGCCCGGTTTCCACCGGCCCGCCGGAACGGATGCGGATATGTTCGGCATTCTGCACCGAGTCGATGCCGAGCTGGCTGAGGAGGTCCGGAAAACTGAGCGCGCCGACCAGGCGGTTGAGGATCAGCCCCATGGCACCGTCGCTGGTATGGGCACAAAGATAGATCACCGTGCGCGTGAAGCGGGCATCGCGCATCTGCGGCATCGCGACGAGCAATTGCCCGGTCATAAAGCCTTGATGTAAAAGACCTTTATGCATGGCGACCCATTCGTTGGTGGCGGCAAAATGACGCGCCGCCGATGAAACAAGCCAAGTGCGCCATTCGTAGTAC containing:
- a CDS encoding cytochrome c oxidase assembly protein; translated protein: MAKPTLSQRNRNTMMMLVGVVAGMIGLAYASVPLYDLFCKATGFGGTPQRAAENKSMVGTRDMTVSFSTDLGQGMPWHFQPEVRKMEVRTGVTYKALFIAENPTDRTITGSATFNVSPDIFGQYFVKVQCFCFDKQVLKPGERVEMPVVFFLDPKLEEDPYLTKLRDVTLAYTFFQVPNDPDVAAGESVTKTEIKPAEAGQGSGS
- a CDS encoding carboxypeptidase M32 — translated: MTSNAYARLEKRFHRMGTLSEAAGMLHWDMAAVMPEGGHESRAEQLATLNVISHELLTAAETADLLAEAQDHGLDDWQRANLKEMRRVHGHATALTPDFVEASTKARAACEKTWREARPKGDFKLVLPQLQTVLDLTREAAAAKSAKLGLSPYDALMDEFEPGARAADITPIFDDYAAFLPEFLGRVLEHQKRQPAIVEPKGPFSIETQKKLGEKLMGVIGFDFNHGRLDTSLHPFCGGTPDDVRITTRYNEAQFADAMMGVVHETGHAMYERGLPASWRRQPVGQARGMALHESQSLIIEMQAARSPAFCRFLSPLLNATYAGNEAAFTPENLARFYTRVEPGFIRVSADEVTYPAHVILRYRLEQALIGGDLKLVDLPGAWNEGMQQLLGLTVTNDREGCLQDIHWFDGAFGYFPCYSLGAMTAAQFFAAATAAEPGIPAAIEQGDFRPLIGWLRTHVHARASSLSSPDIIKAATGRPLDAGIFRQHLARRYLGTA
- a CDS encoding sensor histidine kinase produces the protein MKKSGGRSWQTIEPARRPYVALLALISVAFAYRTAYNIADCWPGIAPVLWGAPAFLLAPLLLFGRRSAPFLLGTAILAQYLLQQDWRLAIVAGCADLAGAALVSVALTRWSPIDLRLRRQRDLWQFLLFAALVVPVGIAVATAFLAPLFEVELDPVSGSLLLLATNAVALLSAAPFMLIWTTQVQSRPPYPAEYGWALLAIGLFVWLTLWPPLPVIGELVFFCAIGLPAVFYVLTRYGRRGASLAALAFALVLATGANQGAVLFHHVTATYEHAALVMFLLSCELGLIAVAVARSEHDRQQDRIAENESRLKILIDNNKVSPYAMPGPEFITYSFISDRIEAMTGYSVTEWHRPKAWFGFMAPEDRTRMEVITGRDLKPDQDYEWEYRLIHRDGSTVWIRDLFRIDRKVDGSLELRGMMTDVTVLKSRELALAQREHELQEARRHAEQANRAKSSFLASMSHELRTPMNSIIGFAEVLSAEAFGSLTPKQREYIEDIAESGQHLLTLINDILDMSKIEAGRFELNEELGELVPLISGSVRLNERQAAKRGVTIEIDNPVRGLGVFADQRSIRQILINLISNAVKFSHPGGVVSVSVHRPPEGAGDGLAIAVRDRGIGMAPETLARIFEPFFQGSDADFRHKREGTGLGLAISQKLAEMHGGRISIASGLGEGTTVTLTLPEVRLHQLETALQATS
- the cyoE gene encoding heme o synthase, with amino-acid sequence MPKVRHNALDLSLESEAASELVLAGARVGDFWALLKPRVMSLVVFSGFAGLYVAPGHIHPLIGAVAVLCIAVAAGASGAMNMWYDRDIDSIMSRTCGRPIPKGYVAPEQALAFGLTLSIFSVMLMGLAVNLAAAVLLAFTIFFYVVIYTMWLKRRTPQNIVIGGASGAFPPMIGWAAVTGRIDIASIALFLLIFMWTPPHFWALALWRNPDYAKAGVPMMPVVAGMDSTKKQMLVYTLLLAPIALAPVYLGVAGWIYGATAIALNLGFIYHAVRVLKSEAGDMKWPKRMFGFSLLYLFLHFAVLMIDRAPGLIPGLVALIGGSI
- a CDS encoding DUF983 domain-containing protein — protein: MLPSPVLTGLACRCPRCGQGRLFRGVLSLNETCPQCGADLKSADSGDGPAVFIIMILGAIVAPLAIWLEFALEPPIWVHILLWPVVVLGGAIGLLRPMKGVLIALQFHHQAAEHRNE
- a CDS encoding cytochrome c oxidase subunit 3, with the translated sequence MSDAAHKPNHPYHLVNPSPWPLVGSLAGGVFFMGMVLYMHDKLPLWAIAPGLVMILGTMYGWWRDVVREAQIDKAHNPVVQIGLRYGMALFIASEVMFFVAFFWAFFDSSLFPKEAIGGVWPPKGVQVLDPLEIPLLNTLILLLSGCTVTWAHHALREGNRADFIKGLTITVILGLIFTSLQAFEYMHAPFAFKDGIYSSTFYMATGFHGFHVIVGTLFLLVCLIRGIKGDFTPDHHFGFEAAAWYWHFVDVVWLFLFTFVYIWGSGSNY
- the thrC gene encoding threonine synthase, with the protein product MRYISTRGQAPKLNFEAALLTGLARDGGLYVPETWPQWSAGQFRKLAGKPYEQVAAAVTKPFIGSSLKTAQLDKAIAAAYGTFRHQAVAPLVQVDESLWLMELFHGPTLAFKDVALQLLGQLYDIVLKERGERITVVGATSGDTGSAALEACKNRQSIDIFILHPKGRVSDVQRRQMTTIEADNIHNIAIDGSFDDCQDMVKAMFNDPKFRDRVNMSAVNSINWARVMAQIVYYVTGALALGAPDRAVNFAVPSGNFGNVFAGYAARAMGLPIDQLIVGSNRNDILTRFFNSGAMKMSKVAPSLSPSMDIQVSSNLERLLFDLFDRQGKKLGQAMTDFRETGSFAAPKRGWAATAKLFKAYKLDDRETLAAMRDVHKRTGMLVDPHSAIGLAAALEARISGKGSATPTIALATAHPAKFPDAVEKATGIRPALPAHLADLLSRKERLSELPNDLGKVQDYVLAHTRLGHNR
- a CDS encoding SURF1 family protein, translating into MTRSFRPGTFKPGLWPTLFTVPAVLFMVALCVWQVQRLYWKEGLINERVERTTAAPIALPPVGSTLDEVEFRRVALSGQFDHAHEFLMPARSQNGNVGFWIVTPFHQEGGGDVLVNRGWVPDGFQDPAQRMGGQLAGPVSFDGILRLPQVKAWFQPDNEPDKNRWFYLAPAEMAKASGLPFRTDLYLDAVKTEIPGNYPLGGQTRIQLPNDHLQYAITWGALALALAVIYGIHGFKAATAPKE